The DNA sequence TAGTACTTTTCACTGTACTGTAATTACTTGTTTAGCTGTCTGTTTACTTCATGAAGCAGTTGGTTCAGTGAGGGCCAGGAATGTGTTCTGGTTCATTACCTGGCGCATATTATTCACtcagaacattaaaaataagtatatgaagtTTTGTGTAGGTCAtctgatttataaaatgaagttCAAAAGCTTACCCAAATTCAGAACAATGATAAGACAGTGAAACTGAGGGTGGAAAAGGATTTATTTTCCTACCTAGCAGTATTTCCATTGTTATGACCTAGGTCAGGTCCTTGTAACTTTCACTTGGACTAATGCTGATTTACTGGTCTCCCTACCTCAAATCTCACCCTCTCTAATCAATCCTACAAATTGCTATCATGTTAGCTTCCTTGAATCACTTCTTTGACATTACCACTCCTTTGCTCAGAcctctttattaattacccattATCTAAATCACAAAGAGACCTCTGATCCTGATCAATCTTTCCAGCCCAGCCTATCTCCCTCACCCCATTGGCCACATGAGCCTACTGACCAGCCAAACTGAAGTATATTGACTGTTCCCTTGCCAGACCCTGTGCTTTCTCAACATCTTGCCGCTGATCATACTGACTTCTTTATATGAATACAAGACCCCACTTTTCATCCCTACGAGAATCAGCCATTTCAAGAAGCTTTCTCTGATTCCTTTAGCCAAAAGTAACTTTTCTCTAAACAcacatattaaattattttatatccatTATACAACCTGCTTTGTAGTTTACCATGCTGTTGGCATCCTTGCTCAATCTCAGAGGTCTGAGATTTTCTAGTTGTGATTTTGCTGTacctgagcaagtcacttaaggAATGAGTGTGCTTAGCCTGCTGCCCAGTATCTACATCTTACTTAGTATGTTTGCTCTAAATTTACACAGTAGAAAGGAATTCTCAGTGAAGGGTCTTGAGgttacttaaaattttctatCGTACATTATTGCATTCTAAGGGGGAATATTGTATATGTCATTGAATTTATGATTTTAGGAGTTTAACAAAGTCACTAGACATTCTCAGGAGTGTTTATAGACTCTGTGTTCATTTCTTATCTCACCAACTACTTACTacacaaaatatttcttaatattaaatatttttcatttcaaagaaacttgaaaaagaagCTCTCTAAACTGACTGTGTTATCTTATTACAGATGGCTTCTTTAGCAGTATCCAACTGGCCTAAGCCCATGCCATTGATTCCATGTCTGTCTTGGTCCACAGCATCTGGTGTCTTCACTACGGTAATTTAACTGCAATTAATATTTAAGTAGCTATATACAATTAAAAGTAATTGCTTTGGGAGTCCCCTAAACCACCCCCAGATTTTGTGATTGACTAGAAGGAATTACAGGACTCAGCATGTAGTCGAACTCAATTAAGACAGCTATAGCAAAAGGATACAGCACAAAatcaaaaaaaggagaaagctcATTAGGCAAAGTCCAGAGGAaaccaggcacaagcttccaagagtcctctcccagtggaaTCTCATAGTTCATGCTTAACTTCTCCATTAATAGTTGTGGCAATCAGTGAAGCTTGCCTGAGTCTGGTAGTCCAGGGTTTTTATCAGGGGTCATTGACTTAGGCATCCTTTGCCTAGCATGTACCAAAATGCTAGAAGGAAACCAGGTGTTCAGCAGAAACTACATTGCTTGAACAAACAGTGTAGGCACAATAACTTTTACCAGTTAGGGAAAGTTTTATATCAGTGTAAACAACTGTTTTTGCTGGTTAAATTCCCATATTACAGTCAAGGGCCAACCTTACAAGCAGGCCTTTCTAAGAATAGATAGTATCATGCCTGCTATGCTAACTCCTTCCTACAcagtaaaagtaataaaagtatTGGGCGAAGTACATTATAGTGTGATTTGATCTTCATTTagtttattatttcagggtgtgtTGAGTAAATCAGTTAATTGGAGGGAGCTGGAAAAGCAGTATTATACTCAGACAGTTTATGAAGAAGAAATCATTCACATGCTTGAATACTGTGGAgtaagtattttaatttctaaataacattGGGGGGAAGAAAGTTGAATGTATACCTAAtccttcaaatttttaaaaagaataaccaatttttaaaaatgtagttgtacacactattttactttttaaaagtcttcattttaaagtaaaacacaGATACAGAAAATTGTGCAAAGCAGCTGTATGTCTTACTACATTTATTAAAAGACAAACATTAACATCCAAGTCACAGCACAagaaaccccccccaaaaaaaaagacacgtTTTGTAACTACTACATAGGTCAAGAATAGAACTTAACCACGAAACCCTTTCCATGTATCCTAATCACAAGGCCTTCCTCCCCCAGCTATTAGCAAACATTATCCCGATTTTTATAgtaattatttccttctgtctttcaaataattttattgtccAAATATGCATCCTTAGACACTATAGTTCTTTTAGTTGATGTGTCTTTTAATCAGTAAGTTCCCTTCCAtcactttcttttccttataatttatttcttaaagaactTGCGTTGTTTGATGTGTAGAGAGTGTCTAACAATCtagatttttctgattttattctcaTGGTGCATTTCAGCATATTGCTGTATAATTGTCTGCAAATTGGCAGTGGGATCTAAAGATTTGATTAAACtcagttttgatttctttctcaagGCTATAGGAAGCACATATGGTCtgattgtctttttttgtgagaCATAAGACTCCACTGATGCTTGATGGCTGTATCTATGAATTCATTGACAGTTGCAAAATACTGatattttaattgtatcttttttttcacttattagtTCAAATACTTACATAAAGAGACACTTCCCttcatctattatttatttacctaGTTTTCAGTTCATGTTGAGAGGCAGGATAAATGTTGTTTCCTTTAATTTACCAGTTTTCAGGATAATGAATTGGTTACCTTTTACTCACCAAAGGTGACAAATTCTTTTCAtgaatttaaaacttttcagtttgaaagTACTGAGACTCTCAAGAAatctcagaaagaaaaggaatcttTCTACTATCAATGAGGgccttttatttataattacatcACTATGAACCTCACTCTTATTAAGTAGGCTTTCTTGCATAACGTCAAAGGGTAGTTAATTGCTTGCCTAagaactttattataaaatagttttacCTGCTATTTAGTTCCTTGTGTTCCACTGTATGTATAATCTGAAAGATACCTATATTTGAAAGCTTCtaagaaaatttacatttattttttaaaggaagttcaTAAATTTTGGTCATCTGAAATGGCAGTGTGGTTTGTCTCAGTCCATTTTGtcctgctgtaacagaatacctgaaattgggtaatttataagaacagaaatttatttggctcatggttctggaggctaggaagtgtAAGGTCGTGGGGCccgtatctggtgagggccttcttgctacatcatcccatggtggaaggcggaagggcaagagaaagggagagagaggggaatgaGGTTGAACTCAATTTATCAGGAACCTACTCCTCATAACTAAACTACTCCTATGATAacggcattaatccattcatgaaggaagagcccttatgacctaatcacctcatAAATGtctcacctttcaacactgtttcactggggattaagtttccaacacatgaggacacattcaaactatagtaGAAGCCTTCCAAGAACTTGCCTCAGTTAGAACTAGTTCACAGTAAcgaatattcaataaatgtcaagATGACTTCCTATTGTTTGTTTTCCCAATCAAAAGAagtcaaatttattggtgtaatTGTAGGAACCTTTGATCCTTACATTTCTAAATATTACTaaacttcctttctcttttatatttttacgGTCTGGATGATTTGTTCTGGTAACCAGGTTGTTAGGTATTCTTTTTCCTTGCTTTCAACCAATgttcaattatttaatttaaaaattagattgtATGGTCATATAGTTTAAGCATCAAAACTTATAaaaagaggggtcttcaaaaagttcatggagagatttgtattatcttttaattcaattttttgatgaactttttgaggtacccacgtgtgtgtatatatctatgtatgtgtgtgtgtgtgtgtgtgtatttgtatacacacacacacatatatagtgaAAAGATTCCTACTCCTGTTCCCTATTTGCCTAGGTCCTATCCCCCTCAACAAATAACCTactaaattattgtttaatgtttCAGGGAATTTTTGATCCATATACAAACCAATAcaatatgaactttttttttcttcccttttttatgGACTATAcacaaatgtttcctttttttttttttttcctgctgtataATAGTCTCTTATATGgatggatgtaccataatttattaattagtaccctattgatagacatttatattgtttctttCACTATTCTCTGAAACATTAAACATTAGCAGAGCTGCAGTGAGTAACTTTATACATACATCATTGCACAAGTGTAAATTCCTAGAAATTTTATTGCTGAATCAAAGGGTATATGAATTTGTAATGTGGTTAGATTTTGTCTAATTCTAGTTGTGTCAATTTACACTGCCAGCAGGAAGGTGAGTGTCATTTTCCCTATAAGTTCACAAATTCAGTGTGCTATCAAACCtcttgtgggtttttttattgAATGATAATAGAAAATGGTATAGTTTCAGTTTAATTTACTTAATTATGGGTAAGATTGAGCATGCTTTTATAAGTTTAGGagtgatttgtattttattttatgtaacctttatactcattttttctattgttgttttgggattttaaaaaattattcagttctagcttttaataaattaaaataattagtcaTTTGTCATATgagttgcaaatatattttcccaggctgtcattttttcttttgacgTGCTTTTAGTATATAAAAAAGTTTACTTTTACTTATGTTGTATTTATAATTCCTTAAACTTAGAATATAGTTTTGAGACTTTAATAGGCAATATAGTTTCCTTGATAAGTTTTAATTCTTGTTAGTTCAACCTGAGAAAGGGATTTAGGGTGGCTGGTGTTCTCTTAAGCTTGAATTTACATTACTGCCGAGACTTTTGGAAGTTCTAAGTTTAAGTCAGATCATGGATTTTGAAACTTTGGCAATAAAAACACGATGTAGACTAAATGATACCCTTTACTGTTTAGTAAGAAACATTTAGTGGTAAGGTATGTCATTTATCTTAGTCCTCAGTTAAATTTTgacatctcttttctctttgttcttttttaaaatcatgataaatatatatgtacaaaataaaatgtactattttaaccatttttaagtgtacagtttagtggcattaagtacattcacattgttgtgcaactatcaccagaactttttcattttctcaaattgAAACTCTACCTACTGAACAATAATTCCTCATTCTTCTCTTCTCCCAGCCCCTAGCAATTGtcattctctttctgtctctatgaatttcatTACTGTAAAGACCTTATACAAGTGGAATCAGACAATATTTGACctattgtgtctggcttattcatttagcataatgtcttcagtgttcattcatgttgcagcatgtgtcagaatttcattccttttaagacTAAATAATAATACtccatttgtatgtatataccacattttgtttatccatttatccactgatgCACATTATCTCTTCAATTTGTTTTAACGAAGTTGTTAAATAAAGCcctattttatattaaatgatgttttcttttctttcatatattcAGACAGATTCTTTCAAAATGGGACAAGAGTTTGTGAAACGCTTCCCTAGCAGTGCAGACAAGCTAGCTAACCTTAATTTGGTTCCCAGAACTTTAAATTTAGATATGACAGACCAAGTTGTGTCCCAAAAACCTGCTGAGTGCCATAATTCTAGTAAAACATCTATCAGTGCCACATCAGAAGGAATCTTGTTGCAAGATACCTCTAAGATGAAGTGCTTCAATCAAACATTTTCAACCAACAAAATTAGTTATACAAATTGCCACCCTCAGTCATACCACCTACTCAgtaaagaacaaagaagaaacaatCTTCAAAAAGAATctttaatatttatgaaaggagTCATGGATGAATGTACTCATGTAGCAAATTTCTCAGGTACTAAtgtttatatgaaattaaaaatatttgctgatctgtaataatttgtgaaatatttttaaggatGCTTTGTAAGATAATTTCATGTTTTCAAGTGCATATTGTTTGTTGGCTCCAGAATATGTTTCCCAAGATAAGTTTGTTATTTAAATGTGTCATATTTTATCCATGCAAATCTAAGaccattttattcattaaaaaacacATTGGAAAGCTAgccggttatctcagttggttagagtgttgtgctgatgataccaaggtccagggtttgatccctgtattggccagctacACTACTCCCCAGAAAAAACACTTTGGATTTTGTATCTTTACaatatttatctcattttattagaGATGAATATCAATGATACTATGGTATAttatagttaatttttaatttaaaagagtTTTAGATTGAGAAGTGTTCCACTTACTGTAtggtgtattttattttctaattatgatTTAGAGTATTCATTTAAGAATCTTAGAGCTTTTTAAATGCTtacatattgaatttttaaaaatcatatacctAGTTCCAGTTGACCCAAGCCTCATTATAGTGGTTCAAGCCAAAGAAGATGCCTATATCCCACGAACAGGAGTTCGAAGTCTACAAGAAATTTGGCCTGGTTGTGAAATTCGGTATCTAGAAGGGGGTCATATTAGTGCTTATCTTTTTAAACAAGGACTCTTCAGGTAAGATGATTGGTATAAACAGGTGTTTATTTcttgtctgtttgttttgggGGTATTTTTTGTCATCAAATATAAAAGATTAGgtatttttattgtatgttttaatcctcttatttcttctttgcctCTCACAAATCTCACATTGAGgtacttttctctcttttgtataccatcctgtgattttctttttcttctgaagaACTAGGTGTGTAGCATATCATAGGCATGCTTTATCATGTTTTACACTCTTCAAAATTAATGGCCAGGTGTTTTAGAGTGTGGAGAGAAATATCACAGTTTGTAAAAATTACGTTGGTGTGTCAAGAATATTTTCACTCCACTCTGATGTTCCCTCAGAGTGACCTGAGCATCTATGGAATAATCTAGCAGTATTTTTCAGTTAGCAAGTAAATATTAAGCCTTAAATGAGAAGTGAAAAATTGGTTTTAATGTTAACAACCTTTTATGACtccattttttttggggggggggtgctggagggtttttttggtggctggccatgaCTCCAGTATTTTAGTTAGAACTTATAAAAACTTTTATATTATAACTCCAATTTTCTGATATTCTGTATTATTTCTACTTCTGTCCATATTTGATGGTAAAAGGTATCATTAGAATGTACTTATCAtcaatggttaaataaattagttCATATAAATGCTTAAATCCATGCCCTGTGCATCAGTCTTCAAAAACTACCAACTAGATAGCTATATAATAGAAGAACTGTGTGATATTATGTTTGACATGTTTTAGCTCTTGTTAACCTAAGAAATAATTCTTTATGTTGTTGCTTATTTAGACAAAACATAGATGTCACCATTTGAGGTACAGACTAATTCTTTAAGTTTGTAAAATCTTGAAGGATATAGtaaacctttctttttattgtataatcatttttaaaatattcagcatTTCAGTCCCTTTTAGCTGGTGAGTGAGCAGACTACCTGCCTAATAATCAAGTGACCCTCTGGCATAGCAAaacttaaacaaataaacaaatgaagactGTAAGTACTTAGAGTTGCTTAAGAAGTCTAAAGTTCTGTTATATGTGTAAGTGCAGAGGACCCATATGCTTGCTTTAGTAAATCAATATCTaatttcttttatgcttttatgTAATCTAAATGGGAGTATAGTTCAGAGGCAttaagaaaagtagaaataaatcaaAGTTAGATGTAAAAAATCAAAAGTGCAAATTTGAAGGCTTCATTTGAGGAAGAGATAAGTGTTAACTATGACTGTGTGCCAGATACTAGGGCAATCGCTTCATACATTATTATCCCCTTTACATAGAATAAAGggaataaaaaagattaaataacaaTAAGTTGCTTAGGTGGACTTGCTCCTAAGCTATTTGGCCTCTCCGTTGCCCACCAGTCACTTCAAAAGCTAATAGAGAGTTTAGATGATATTGACATAGAACTTTTTAACGTTCATTCCTTTTCCTcttaagatctggaacaagacaaagatgcccatttTCCTTACTCTTATTCTTATTCAACATATTACTAGAAGTTTTAGCCAGCatagtaaggcaagagaaagaaagaaagggcatccacattgaaaggaggaagtcaaacgattcctatttgcagatgacatgatcatatgcatagaaaaccataaagactccacgaaaaaattactagaaataataaatgaattcagtaaagtggcaggatgcaaacacacaaaaatcagttagcATTGCTATataccaataacaaaatatctgaaggtGATATCAAGGAAGTaataccattcacaatagctaccaaaaaaatgaaataccttgcagtaaatttaaccaaggaggtgaaagacctctacaacgaaaatgataaaacattggtgaaagaaattgaagac is a window from the Cynocephalus volans isolate mCynVol1 chromosome 9, mCynVol1.pri, whole genome shotgun sequence genome containing:
- the ABHD18 gene encoding protein ABHD18 isoform X1; protein product: MEQQIQTCMHSSCWNRRSSLKNVSDLFVMGGALVLESAALLHWLEREGYGPLGMTGISMGGHMASLAVSNWPKPMPLIPCLSWSTASGVFTTGVLSKSVNWRELEKQYYTQTVYEEEIIHMLEYCGTDSFKMGQEFVKRFPSSADKLANLNLVPRTLNLDMTDQVVSQKPAECHNSSKTSISATSEGILLQDTSKMKCFNQTFSTNKISYTNCHPQSYHLLSKEQRRNNLQKESLIFMKGVMDECTHVANFSVPVDPSLIIVVQAKEDAYIPRTGVRSLQEIWPGCEIRYLEGGHISAYLFKQGLFRQAIYDAFERFLRKYAN
- the ABHD18 gene encoding protein ABHD18 isoform X2; translated protein: MGGALVLESAALLHWLEREGYGPLGMTGISMGGHMASLAVSNWPKPMPLIPCLSWSTASGVFTTGVLSKSVNWRELEKQYYTQTVYEEEIIHMLEYCGTDSFKMGQEFVKRFPSSADKLANLNLVPRTLNLDMTDQVVSQKPAECHNSSKTSISATSEGILLQDTSKMKCFNQTFSTNKISYTNCHPQSYHLLSKEQRRNNLQKESLIFMKGVMDECTHVANFSVPVDPSLIIVVQAKEDAYIPRTGVRSLQEIWPGCEIRYLEGGHISAYLFKQGLFRQAIYDAFERFLRKYAN
- the ABHD18 gene encoding protein ABHD18 isoform X3 → MGVSKLDILYRRLLLTKLFIRGWGRPEDLKRLFEFRKMIGNRERCQHLVSRDYPVYIDKIEEQSDCKILDGHFVSPMAHYVPDIMPIESVIARFQFIVPKEWNSKYRPVCIHLAGTGDHHYWRRRTLMARPMIKEARMASLLLENPYYGCRKPKDQVRSSLKNVSDLFVMGGALVLESAALLHWLEREGYGPLGMTGISMGGHMASLAVSNWPKPMPLIPCLSWSTASGVFTTGVLSKSVNWRELEKQYYTQTVYEEEIIHMLEYCGTDSFKMGQEFVKRFPSSADKLANLNLVPRTLNLDMTDQVVSQKPAECHNSSKTSISATSEGILLQDTSKMKCFNQTFSTNKISYTNCHPQSYHLLSKEQRRNNLQKESLIFMKGVMDECTHVANFSVPVDPSLIIVVQAKEDAYIPRTGVRSLQEIWPGCEIRYLEGGHISAYLFKQGLFRQAIYDAFERFLRKYAN